A window of Streptomyces marispadix contains these coding sequences:
- a CDS encoding ATP-binding protein — MAVAAQMVSWWTRSPAVMASGSVAAVGLLACLPHLWRMHREDIRNSGHFAEQAEQAKRAADAQVSSERARLTEQWQTWSQSQFEAFHESIEAWCRDLHTVLTERRKPDSSLPNLSPQTAKLLSSALDEVDEELIDVQDACEHAIVFLAQRLQTGGLQIQEKAGGLTERPEPGLPELGIEIDHLATTFAHHAQSLRILGGSWTGQQWQETVPLTDIVRAAGGQITDYQRVVIGGEPDLGVKDFAAEWLIHLVAELLGNATTYSPRSKEVTAQLEAVPSGAVIQIDDRGTGMTEARLQKALELVAGPRDTSIRDLQTPQIGLAVVGNIARRLNIRVSLGRSPYGGIRAVVLVPMDLLEAIDPVYTMPVPEGTAAPAVEAEQTVRAEREENPLAAPSRGPREPLPTRSPAAASVPEPDFAPPAPDPASAFASESTESPSSDPPSPAVGLPRRRSPRHSRSTAPVETQQTSDDSDDDPEAAASFMSSFVLGGRTSSPDDETDSPQGDDDR; from the coding sequence GTGGCGGTCGCCGCGCAGATGGTCAGCTGGTGGACCCGGTCCCCCGCCGTAATGGCGAGCGGTTCCGTGGCGGCCGTGGGGCTGCTGGCCTGCCTGCCTCATCTGTGGCGCATGCACCGCGAGGACATACGCAACTCCGGCCACTTCGCCGAGCAGGCAGAGCAGGCCAAGCGCGCCGCCGACGCCCAAGTGTCGTCGGAGAGGGCGCGTCTGACGGAACAGTGGCAGACGTGGTCGCAGTCTCAGTTCGAGGCCTTCCACGAGTCCATCGAGGCATGGTGCCGCGATCTGCACACCGTGCTGACGGAGCGGCGCAAGCCCGACTCCTCCCTCCCGAATCTGAGCCCGCAGACGGCGAAGCTGCTCAGCAGCGCACTCGACGAGGTGGACGAGGAACTCATCGACGTCCAGGACGCCTGTGAGCACGCGATCGTCTTCCTCGCACAGCGGCTCCAGACGGGCGGTCTCCAGATCCAGGAGAAGGCCGGCGGCCTCACCGAGCGTCCCGAGCCCGGACTGCCCGAACTCGGCATCGAGATCGACCACTTGGCGACGACCTTCGCCCACCACGCCCAGAGCCTCCGCATCCTCGGTGGTTCGTGGACCGGCCAGCAGTGGCAGGAGACGGTGCCCCTCACGGACATCGTCCGGGCGGCCGGCGGGCAGATCACCGACTACCAGCGTGTGGTGATCGGCGGCGAACCCGACCTGGGCGTCAAGGACTTCGCAGCCGAGTGGCTCATCCACCTGGTGGCCGAACTCCTCGGCAACGCGACGACCTACAGCCCCAGGAGCAAGGAGGTCACCGCACAGCTCGAGGCCGTGCCGTCGGGAGCGGTCATCCAGATCGACGACCGTGGAACGGGCATGACCGAGGCCCGGCTCCAGAAGGCCCTCGAACTGGTGGCGGGCCCCCGCGACACCAGCATCCGCGACCTCCAGACCCCGCAGATCGGTCTGGCCGTCGTCGGCAACATCGCACGCCGGCTCAACATCCGGGTCAGCCTTGGACGTTCGCCGTACGGAGGCATCCGTGCCGTCGTACTGGTGCCCATGGACCTCCTCGAAGCCATCGACCCGGTGTACACGATGCCCGTACCAGAAGGCACCGCCGCGCCGGCGGTGGAAGCAGAGCAGACCGTGCGTGCGGAACGTGAGGAGAACCCGCTCGCGGCTCCCTCGCGGGGGCCGCGCGAGCCGCTGCCGACCCGGTCTCCCGCCGCGGCGTCCGTGCCGGAGCCCGACTTCGCGCCTCCTGCTCCCGACCCCGCTTCAGCGTTCGCGTCCGAGAGCACGGAGTCCCCTTCCTCGGATCCGCCGTCCCCCGCGGTGGGGCTGCCGCGCCGGCGTTCGCCGCGGCACTCCCGCTCCACGGCTCCCGTCGAGACACAGCAGACCAGCGACGACAGCGATGACGACCCGGAAGCCGCCGCTTCCTTCATGAGTTCTTTCGTGCTGGGGGGCCGGACCTCTTCGCCCGATGATGAAACCGATTCGCCCCAGGGGGACGACGACCGATGA